From a single Sus scrofa isolate TJ Tabasco breed Duroc chromosome 13, Sscrofa11.1, whole genome shotgun sequence genomic region:
- the LOC100515578 gene encoding serine protease 45 isoform X2, translated as MAASLSCFSAGSAASRPSGLSRCVLLLLVPQLLLLNAACGKPWWSENLDVTRHWPWEVSLRMENEHVCGGALIDLTWVVTAAHCIQGTKEYSVVLGTSKLKPTDSMKALLIPVKDIIMHPKYWGRTFILSDIALLQLETPVVISKYVQPICLPEPNYNLKVGTQCWVTGWGQVKQRFSANFTMTPELQEAEVFIMDNKRCDRIYRKKSLIPRFVPLVLEDMICATNYGENLCYGDSGGPLACEVEGRWILAGVLSWEKACTKVHNPGVYTRVTKYSKWIKKQISKGVLSGPYTSVWLLLLFWLL; from the exons ATGGCCGCCTCGCTGTCCTGCTTCAGCGCTGGGTCTGCAGCCTCGAGGCCCTCAGGCCTGAGCCGCTGCGTCCTGCTGCTGCTAGTCCCGCAACTGCTGCTGCTGAACGCGG CTTGTGGCAAACCCTGGTGGTCGGAGAATTTGGATGTGACCCGCCATTGGCCCTGGGAGGTGAGCCTCCGCATGGAAAATGAGCACGTGTGTGGAGGGGCTCTCATTGACCTCACCTGGGTTGTGACTGCTGCCCACTGCATCCAAGG CACCAAAGAGTATTCAGTAGTTCTTGGCACCTCCAAGCTGAAGCCCACAGACTCCATGAAGGCCCTCTTGATCCCTGTGAAGGACATCATTATGCATCCCAAGTACTGGGGCCGGACATTCATCCTCAGTGACATAGCCCTTCTCCAACTTGAGACTCCTGTTGTCATCAGCAAGTATGTGCAGCCCATCTGCCTCCCGGAGCCCAACTACAATCTGAAGGTTGGAACACAGTGCTGGGTGACTGGCTGGGGCCAGGTTAAACAACGCTTTTCAG CCAACTTCACAATGACTCCAGAGCTGCAGGAGGCTGAGGTGTTTATCATGGACAACAAGAGGTGTGACCGGATTTACCGCAAGAAGTCCCTCATCCCCCGCTTCGTCCCCCTTGTCCTGGAGGACATGATCTGTGCCACCAATTATGGAGAAAATTTGTGCTAT GGGGATTCTGGGGGTCCATTGGCTTGCGAAGTGGAGGGCAGATGGATTCTTGCTGGGGTGTTATCCTGGGAAAAGGCCTGCACCAAAGTACATAATCCAGGCGTGTATACCCGTGTCACCAAATACAGCAAGTGGATCAAGAAGCAAATAAGTAAAGGGGTTCTCTCAGGCCCCTACACCTCTGTTTGGCTCCTACTACTGTTCTGGCTGCTGTAG
- the LOC100515578 gene encoding serine protease 45 isoform X1, with amino-acid sequence MAASLSCFSAGSAASRPSGLSRCVLLLLVPQLLLLNAGYKGDNIKPACGKPWWSENLDVTRHWPWEVSLRMENEHVCGGALIDLTWVVTAAHCIQGTKEYSVVLGTSKLKPTDSMKALLIPVKDIIMHPKYWGRTFILSDIALLQLETPVVISKYVQPICLPEPNYNLKVGTQCWVTGWGQVKQRFSANFTMTPELQEAEVFIMDNKRCDRIYRKKSLIPRFVPLVLEDMICATNYGENLCYGDSGGPLACEVEGRWILAGVLSWEKACTKVHNPGVYTRVTKYSKWIKKQISKGVLSGPYTSVWLLLLFWLL; translated from the exons ATGGCCGCCTCGCTGTCCTGCTTCAGCGCTGGGTCTGCAGCCTCGAGGCCCTCAGGCCTGAGCCGCTGCGTCCTGCTGCTGCTAGTCCCGCAACTGCTGCTGCTGAACGCGG GTTACAAGGGAGACAACATTAAACCAG CTTGTGGCAAACCCTGGTGGTCGGAGAATTTGGATGTGACCCGCCATTGGCCCTGGGAGGTGAGCCTCCGCATGGAAAATGAGCACGTGTGTGGAGGGGCTCTCATTGACCTCACCTGGGTTGTGACTGCTGCCCACTGCATCCAAGG CACCAAAGAGTATTCAGTAGTTCTTGGCACCTCCAAGCTGAAGCCCACAGACTCCATGAAGGCCCTCTTGATCCCTGTGAAGGACATCATTATGCATCCCAAGTACTGGGGCCGGACATTCATCCTCAGTGACATAGCCCTTCTCCAACTTGAGACTCCTGTTGTCATCAGCAAGTATGTGCAGCCCATCTGCCTCCCGGAGCCCAACTACAATCTGAAGGTTGGAACACAGTGCTGGGTGACTGGCTGGGGCCAGGTTAAACAACGCTTTTCAG CCAACTTCACAATGACTCCAGAGCTGCAGGAGGCTGAGGTGTTTATCATGGACAACAAGAGGTGTGACCGGATTTACCGCAAGAAGTCCCTCATCCCCCGCTTCGTCCCCCTTGTCCTGGAGGACATGATCTGTGCCACCAATTATGGAGAAAATTTGTGCTAT GGGGATTCTGGGGGTCCATTGGCTTGCGAAGTGGAGGGCAGATGGATTCTTGCTGGGGTGTTATCCTGGGAAAAGGCCTGCACCAAAGTACATAATCCAGGCGTGTATACCCGTGTCACCAAATACAGCAAGTGGATCAAGAAGCAAATAAGTAAAGGGGTTCTCTCAGGCCCCTACACCTCTGTTTGGCTCCTACTACTGTTCTGGCTGCTGTAG
- the LOC100515578 gene encoding serine protease 45 isoform X3 produces the protein MENEHVCGGALIDLTWVVTAAHCIQGTKEYSVVLGTSKLKPTDSMKALLIPVKDIIMHPKYWGRTFILSDIALLQLETPVVISKYVQPICLPEPNYNLKVGTQCWVTGWGQVKQRFSANFTMTPELQEAEVFIMDNKRCDRIYRKKSLIPRFVPLVLEDMICATNYGENLCYGDSGGPLACEVEGRWILAGVLSWEKACTKVHNPGVYTRVTKYSKWIKKQISKGVLSGPYTSVWLLLLFWLL, from the exons ATGGAAAATGAGCACGTGTGTGGAGGGGCTCTCATTGACCTCACCTGGGTTGTGACTGCTGCCCACTGCATCCAAGG CACCAAAGAGTATTCAGTAGTTCTTGGCACCTCCAAGCTGAAGCCCACAGACTCCATGAAGGCCCTCTTGATCCCTGTGAAGGACATCATTATGCATCCCAAGTACTGGGGCCGGACATTCATCCTCAGTGACATAGCCCTTCTCCAACTTGAGACTCCTGTTGTCATCAGCAAGTATGTGCAGCCCATCTGCCTCCCGGAGCCCAACTACAATCTGAAGGTTGGAACACAGTGCTGGGTGACTGGCTGGGGCCAGGTTAAACAACGCTTTTCAG CCAACTTCACAATGACTCCAGAGCTGCAGGAGGCTGAGGTGTTTATCATGGACAACAAGAGGTGTGACCGGATTTACCGCAAGAAGTCCCTCATCCCCCGCTTCGTCCCCCTTGTCCTGGAGGACATGATCTGTGCCACCAATTATGGAGAAAATTTGTGCTAT GGGGATTCTGGGGGTCCATTGGCTTGCGAAGTGGAGGGCAGATGGATTCTTGCTGGGGTGTTATCCTGGGAAAAGGCCTGCACCAAAGTACATAATCCAGGCGTGTATACCCGTGTCACCAAATACAGCAAGTGGATCAAGAAGCAAATAAGTAAAGGGGTTCTCTCAGGCCCCTACACCTCTGTTTGGCTCCTACTACTGTTCTGGCTGCTGTAG